The Elaeis guineensis isolate ETL-2024a chromosome 14, EG11, whole genome shotgun sequence genome has a segment encoding these proteins:
- the LOC105057078 gene encoding DNA-binding protein S1FA2 isoform X1: MNRKHALSKKKKRKKKTLVRQECDTASRHRISNKRVWQHENLKGRHACTGRRSRAKSLKVKGSEGGVLGSRTMGEQFSGSAENLVMEEATKGLNPGLVVLLVIGGLVLFFLVGNYALYMYAQKTLPMKKKKPVSKKKMKRERLKQGVSAPGE; this comes from the exons TGAACCGAAagcatgccttatccaaaaaaaagaaaagaaaaaagaaaacactAGTAAGGCAAGAATGCGACACGGCGTCTCGGCACCGTATTAGTAATAAAAGGGTATGGCAACATGAGAACTTAAAAGGAAGACACGCGTGCACCGGACGGAGATCGAGAGCTAAAAGCCTAAAAG TGAAGGGATCGGAGGGCGGCGTGCTGGGATCTCGCACCATGGGCGAGCAGTTCTCTGGTAGCGCT GAAAATTTGGTTATGGAGGAGGCAACAAAAGGGTTGAACCCAGGCCTGGTGGTCTTGCTTGTGATTGGTGGTCTGGTGCTGTTTTTCCTTGTCGGAAACTATGCTCTGTACATGTATGCACAAAAGACCCTTCCaatgaagaaaaagaagcctgtctccaaaaagaagatgaagagggAAAGACTTAAGCAAGGGGTGTCCGCTCCAGGAGAGTAA
- the LOC105057078 gene encoding DNA-binding protein S1FA isoform X2, which yields MGEQFSGSAENLVMEEATKGLNPGLVVLLVIGGLVLFFLVGNYALYMYAQKTLPMKKKKPVSKKKMKRERLKQGVSAPGE from the exons ATGGGCGAGCAGTTCTCTGGTAGCGCT GAAAATTTGGTTATGGAGGAGGCAACAAAAGGGTTGAACCCAGGCCTGGTGGTCTTGCTTGTGATTGGTGGTCTGGTGCTGTTTTTCCTTGTCGGAAACTATGCTCTGTACATGTATGCACAAAAGACCCTTCCaatgaagaaaaagaagcctgtctccaaaaagaagatgaagagggAAAGACTTAAGCAAGGGGTGTCCGCTCCAGGAGAGTAA
- the LOC105057077 gene encoding protein THYLAKOID ASSEMBLY 8, chloroplastic: MASPSLLNPALALHPSPSPFRLPKPHATPISCGPRDNRGPLRRGRTLSTEAILAIQALKRTRGDEPKVEHIVSTTLSRLIKADLLAALAELQRQDQWRLALTVFAAARREPWYKPDFSLYAAMVSTLARCGVAEEIDILVSNLFKEKEMEGGISSEDMRGLVQLSKALVAAGRGKVLREVYREIKRGGWDPDEYLFKLMIRGLRRLGEGEAADEVEKDYKIWFEGGAISEPLPV, from the coding sequence ATGGCTTCGCCGTCTCTCCTAAACCCAGCTCTCGCTCTCCACCCCTCGCCTTCCCCTTTCCGCCTGCCGAAACCCCACGCCACTCCCATCTCCTGCGGCCCCCGCGACAACCGCGGCCCGCTCCGCCGCGGCCGGACCCTCAGCACCGAGGCCATCCTTGCTATCCAGGCCCTCAAGCGCACTCGTGGCGACGAGCCCAAGGTCGAACACATCGTCTCCACCACCCTCAGCCGACTCATCAAGGCCGACCTCCTCGCAGCCCTCGCCGAGCTCCAACGCCAGGACCAGTGGCGCCTCGCCCTCACCGTcttcgctgccgcccgccgcgaGCCCTGGTACAAGCCCGACTTCTCCCTTTACGCGGCGATGGTCTCCACCCTGGCGAGGTGCGGGGTGGCTGAGGAGATCGATATCTTGGTGTCGAATTTGTTTAAGGAGAAGGAGATGGAGGGAGGGATCTCGTCGGAGGACATGCGGGGGCTCGTCCAGCTCTCAAAGGCATTGGTTGCCGCTGGGAGGGGGAAGGTTTTGAGGGAAGTTTATAGGGAGATAAAGAGAGGGGGTTGGGATCCCGATGAATACTTGTTTAAGCTTATGATCAGAGGGTTGAGGAGATTAGGAGAAGGGGAGGCTGCCGACGAGGTGGAGAAGGATTACAAGATATGGTTCGAGGGTGGGGCAATCTCCGAGCCACTACCTGTTTGA
- the LOC105057076 gene encoding LOW QUALITY PROTEIN: lipid phosphate phosphatase gamma (The sequence of the model RefSeq protein was modified relative to this genomic sequence to represent the inferred CDS: inserted 1 base in 1 codon) codes for MASPSPTAAALKAVTLTHVRYRRGDSLGHFLAWVSLIPVFISLGGFVTHFLFRRELQGLCFALGLLVSQVLSELIKTSVRQSRPATCAALEMCDSHGWPSSHSQYMFFFATYLTLLCYKGVVGVSSPRSRLFFAVLPWPPAVLTLYSRVYLGYHTVAQVFAGATLGLVLGVGWFWIVNGMLVEYFPAIEESAXGRLLYIKDTSHIRDVLQFEYDNSRAARKKLAQD; via the exons ATGGCGAGTCCCTCGCCGACGGCGGCGGCGCTGAAGGCGGTAACCCTAACCCACGTCCGGTACCGTAGGGGCGACTCGCTGGGTCACTTCCTGGCCTGGGTCTCCTTGATCCCGGTGTTCATAagcttggggggattcgtgacCCACTTCCTCTTCCGGCGGGAGCTCCAGGGCTTGTGCTTCGCTCTGGGCCTCCTCGTGTCGCAGGTCCTCAGCGAGCTCATCAAGACCTCCGTCCGCCAGTCCCGCCCGGCCACCTGCGCCGCCCTCGAGATGTGCGACTCCCACGGCTGGCCCTCCTCCCACTCCCAGTACATGTTCTTCTTCGCCACCTACCTCACCCTGCTCTGCTACAAAGGCGTCGTCGGCGTCTCCTCCCCCCGCTCCCGGCTCTTCTTCGCCGTCCTCCCCTGGCCTCCGGCGGTGCTCACCCTGTACTCCAGGGTTTACCTAGGCTACCACACCGTCGCCCAG GTTTTTGCGGGGGCGACGCTGGGGCTGGTGCTTGGGGTGGGGTGGTTCTGGATCGTGAACGGTATGCTTGTGGAGTATTTCCCGGCGATCGAGGAGAGTG ATGGGAGGTTGTTGTACATCAAGGACACGTCGCATATACGGGATGTGCTCCAGTTTGAGTATGATAATTCGAGGGCTGCTCGGAAGAAGCTGGCTCAAGATTGA